Sequence from the Phaeodactylum tricornutum CCAP 1055/1 chromosome 4, whole genome shotgun sequence genome:
TGTCTGACTCCTAGAAGACACTGGAGTCCTACAACAAAAGGTGCATGTTTGGGAGGAACCAATATTAAGAGTAAATGACTTCAATTTATTGGCATTGTTGTCCTACGCCATAATTGCATCTGAGAAATCGCCACAAGCAGTATCAATTTGTATATGTTTTTCTTAATCTCATTGATGAGCCATCTCTGCACCTCGGGCAAGTCGCTCTTTGAAAATCGCACTGTTGAAGTTGATCAGACATTGAGAGAAATCGGCGGCTTCTTCTCTCTCGCGGAAGCCGAGTCCGATGACAGCTTCGCGACCTTCTTTTTCATCCGTAACACGAATGGCAAAGTACCGACTGGAATCACCAACGGGCTGGACAAAATGAGAAAGATCATAGTCGTCCAGTAGAATCTTGCTGACGGCAAACAGCTTTGGCGGGCTTCCTTCGTTTTTGTATGTAAAAACAACCAGTAACACATCGCCGCGGCGTTCGATACGCAGAGAGCACTGTTGCAGTGGTTTGCGGAGATTCCACTCGTTGGCCCTTTAAGAATCACACCAGGCAAACAAAGTCAGCGAACAATGATGTTTTTAAGAATGCGTAGTTTATCTGATGACTTACAAATATTCGTCATCAGCATCTGAGACTTTCGGTATGCGATACATAAAAACCGGTGCTATTCCCAGCATTTTCTGCCGCAGGACAGAGACCTTGTAGGTGTTGTCGTCAAGCAGGCCCATATCAAAATCGTCCATGATAGATATGAATGAATCGTCTTGAAGAGGAAGGAGTAAATTGAATTGAAGGGCTACGGAATGTAATGATTCAAATGAGAGTACGAATTAGGTAAAATATTTCCTTACTTGGAGAAATGCAAAATCAAATTGGTTGGCATTTTGTCACATGGTGTGTTAATGCTAGGAATCTATTGCAGAGAATTAGGATGACCACAAATGACCTAAACAGCCTGAAATGGAAAAGACGTCAACTCTTTGTGACCGGGAAAGGAAGGGTACGCGTTATCCACAATCGAGGATATAATTATAAGGTAATTTTACCTGCTAACACCCTGTACTCTTAAAGTTGATCCTGGTGCAGGAAGTGTTTCCAACTAATTCACAAGAGTCTGTTTGATCGCGTCTAAAATCTACTGTGGTTGAATCAACGGGCTTATCTCAGTTCATCCTACAGCTTCGTTTTCCAGGCACTAGGAACCAGGTCCTTGGGAAAGGATATTGGATGGCGAAAAGCCCTTTCCATGTGTTCGTCGTCATAGTATGGTTTTTCAATCCATCGAATTGCTCTGCGTGGTACTTTTCGATCGACATATTGTCTCTCGAAAGGTTTCGAGTCATTGTAGCTTCTTGTCGTTTTCTTCCCTTTTTGTGTGTGAAAATCCAGGGCAACCGTATACTCGACATCACCGTTCTTCGCTATCGTCCTCTCTATTATATGGCAATAAACCATACCTTCGGCCCATTCGTGCTCAGGTTCCGCCCAATCAATATGATATGATTCTTTACGTTCCCAATCAGGAGT
This genomic interval carries:
- a CDS encoding predicted protein, with protein sequence MDDFDMGLLDDNTYKVSVLRQKMLGIAPVFMYRIPKVSDADDEYLANEWNLRKPLQQCSLRIERRGDVLLVVFTYKNEGSPPKLFAVSKILLDDYDLSHFVQPVGDSSRYFAIRVTDEKEGREAVIGLGFREREEAADFSQCLINFNSAIFKERLARGAEMAHQ